The following coding sequences lie in one Globicephala melas chromosome 15, mGloMel1.2, whole genome shotgun sequence genomic window:
- the SLPI gene encoding antileukoproteinase isoform X2, which produces MTFSGLFPFVLLALGTLAPWAVEGAGNALKAGDCPPRKPAQCLKYEKPKCSIDRPCPEKKKCCPDACGMTCLDPVNILNPVEEKPGKCPVFTYRCAMVNPPNRCETDSQCVGELKCCEGPCGKECLLPVKVEEKPGMCPESLIRCMMLNPPNRCETDSQCMGELKCCESFCGKECLLPVKA; this is translated from the exons ATGACGTTCAGTGGTCTCTTCCCCTTCGTGCTTCTTGCCCTGGGAACCCTGGCACCTTGGGCTGTGGAAGGTGCTGGAAATG CTTTGAAAGCTGGTGACTGCCCTCCTAGAAAACCTGCCCAGTGCCTTAAATATGAGAAACCCAAGTGCAGCATTGACCGTCCGTGTccagagaagaagaaatgttGCCCTGATGCTTGCGGAATGACATGCCTGGATCCTGTCAACATCTTGAACCCAG TTGAGGAGAAGCCTGGGAAGTGTCCAGTGTTCACCTACCGATGTGCGATGGTTAACCCCCCCAATCGATGTGAGACAGACAGCCAGTGCGTGGGTGAATTAAAGTGCTGCGAGGGCCCTTGTGGGAAAGAGTGCCTGCTCCCTGTGAAAG TTGAGGAGAAGCCTGGGATGTGTCCAGAGTCCCTCATCCGATGTATGATGCTTAACCCCCCCAATCGATGTGAGACAGACAGCCAGTGCATGGGTGAATTAAAGTGCTGCGAGAGCTTTTGTGGGAAAGAGTGCCTGCTCCCTGTGAAAG CCTGA
- the SLPI gene encoding antileukoproteinase isoform X1, whose translation MTFSGLFPFVLLALGTLAPWAVEGAGNALKAGDCPPRKPAQCLKYEKPKCSIDRPCPEKKKCCPDACGMTCLDPVNILNPVEEKPGKCPVFTYRCAMVNPPNRCETDSQCVGELKCCEGPCGKECLLPVKVEEKPGMCPESLIRCMMLNPPNRCETDSQCMGELKCCESFCGKECLLPVKGNSWGENVEMTWLVPVLKS comes from the exons ATGACGTTCAGTGGTCTCTTCCCCTTCGTGCTTCTTGCCCTGGGAACCCTGGCACCTTGGGCTGTGGAAGGTGCTGGAAATG CTTTGAAAGCTGGTGACTGCCCTCCTAGAAAACCTGCCCAGTGCCTTAAATATGAGAAACCCAAGTGCAGCATTGACCGTCCGTGTccagagaagaagaaatgttGCCCTGATGCTTGCGGAATGACATGCCTGGATCCTGTCAACATCTTGAACCCAG TTGAGGAGAAGCCTGGGAAGTGTCCAGTGTTCACCTACCGATGTGCGATGGTTAACCCCCCCAATCGATGTGAGACAGACAGCCAGTGCGTGGGTGAATTAAAGTGCTGCGAGGGCCCTTGTGGGAAAGAGTGCCTGCTCCCTGTGAAAG TTGAGGAGAAGCCTGGGATGTGTCCAGAGTCCCTCATCCGATGTATGATGCTTAACCCCCCCAATCGATGTGAGACAGACAGCCAGTGCATGGGTGAATTAAAGTGCTGCGAGAGCTTTTGTGGGAAAGAGTGCCTGCTCCCTGTGAAAG GGAATTCTTGGGGAGAGAATGTGGAGATGACTTGGCTGGTTCCTGTATTGAAGTCCTGA